A window of Lagenorhynchus albirostris chromosome 11, mLagAlb1.1, whole genome shotgun sequence contains these coding sequences:
- the GDF11 gene encoding growth/differentiation factor 11, translating into MGQADPAVQTDGSPLCCHFHFSPKVMFTKVLKAQLWVYLRPVPRPATVYLQILRLKPLTGEGTAGGGGGGRRHIRIRSLKIDLHSRSGHWQSIDFKQVLHSWFRQPQSNWGIEINAFDPSGTDLAVTSLGPGAEGLHPFMELRVLENTKRSRRNLGLDCDEHSSESRCCRYPLTVDFEAFGWDWIIAPKRYKANYCSGQCEYMFMQKYPHTHLVQQANPRGSAGPCCTPTKMSPINMLYFNDKQQIIYGKIPGMVVDRCGCS; encoded by the exons ATGGGGCAAG CCGACCCTGCGGTGCAGACAGATGGCAGCCCTCTCTGCTGCCATTTCCACTTCAGCCCCAAGGTGATGTTCACAAAGGTACTGAAGgcccagctgtgggtttatctcCGGCCTGTGCCCCGTCCAGCCACAGTCTACCTGCAGATCTTGCGACTGAAACCCCTAACTGGGGAAGGGACcgcagggggagggggcggaggccGGCGTCACATCCGTATCCGCTCGCTCAAAATTGACCTGCACTCACGCTCCGGCCACTGGCAAAGCATCGACTTCAAGCAAGTACTACATAGCTGGTTCCGCcagccacagagcaactggggcATCGAGATCAACGCCTTTGATCCCAGTGGCACAGACCTGGCTGTCACCTCCCTGGGGCCGGGAGCCGAGGGGCTG catCCTTTCATGGAGCTTCGAGTCCTAGAGAACACAAAACGGTCCCGGCGGAACCTGGGCCTGGACTGCGATGAGCACTCCAGTGAGTCCCGCTGCTGCCGATACCCCCTCACTGTGGACTTTGAGGCTTTTGGCTGGGACTGGATCATCGCACCTAAACGCTACAAGGCCAACTACTGCTCCGGCCAGTGCGAGTACATGTTCATGCAAAAGTATCCGCACACCCACTTGGTGCAACAGGCTAACCCAAGAGGCTCTGCTGGGCCCTGCTGTACCCCCACCAAGATGTCCCCGATCAACATGCTCTACTTCAATGACAAGCAGCAGATTATCTACGGCAAGATCCCTGGCATGGTGGTGGACCGCTGTGGCTGCTCCTAA